The genomic window AAAAAATCGAAATTGAATATCTGTACCGGATGATGGCCGACCTGAAAACCGAATTGATGGATATCAAAAACCTTCTCAGGCATCTTACCCTTACCGCACAGGCTCCCGCACCGGTTGGGACTCCCCTGATGGTGGATCCGTTTCCGGGGAAATTGTTACCTGCGTCGGCCTCATCGGGAGGCTTCGCTGATTACCAGCTGGAACGGGACCATGACCAGGCCGATGACAAGGAGGATCCGACCCTTTCCCTTTCTGATCTGGAGCGGCGTGCCGTTGAGGATGCGTTAAACCGGCATCAGGGAAACCGGCGGAAGGCAGCAGAGGAGCTTCAGATTTCTGAACGGACGCTGTACCGAAAAATCAAGGAATACGGTCTGGACCACTGAGGTAAAAAAAAATCCCGGTCTGGCCGGGATTTTTTTTACATCCACATTCTGATCGATGCCAGCGACCACTGATACAGAGGTTGCCAGTACAACCCGAGCAGGATGGTGGGGACTGCAAGGGCCAGGGTAAGAACAAGTGCGGGCAACGGAATGGACACCGGCTGATCATTGTTTTCAAGCGGTGCCTTCAGGAACATCATCTTAGCAATTTTGAAATAATAAAAGGCCGATATCACCGAGTTCACTACTGCAACAATGGCCAGCCAGAAGTACAGATTTCCCTCCTGAAGAACGGCCACAAACAGCAGGAATTTCCCTGCAAAGCCAACCGTGCCGGGAATTCCAACCAGAGAGGCCAGAAAAATCACCATGGATACACCAAGTACCGGATTCCGGTAACCGAATCCCTTCCAATCCTCCATGTCATAGGATCCGACCGAATCTCCGATGAGCATGGCCACATAGAAAACGCCCAGGTTCATGATCATGTAATAGGCCAGGTAGAATAACATGGCCGCCTGACCCGAGTCGGTCAGCAGGATGACACCCATGAGAATGTAACCGGCGTGGGCAATGGACGAATAGGCCAGAAGGCGTTTTACATTGAGCTGCCACAAGGCAGTAAGGTTTCCAAGGGACATGGTCAGAACAGCCATGGAACCCAGAATGGTGACCCAATCAACTGTCAGAATGGCGGTGTAACCATCCTCGGTATCATATCCGAAAAAGGCGGTCTTAAAAAACCGGAGGAGCAGGGCAAATCCGGCCGCTTTGGGAGCCACCGACAGAAAGGCGGCCACTGGCGTCGGTGCCCCTTCATAGGCATCGGGGGACCAGAAGTGGAAAGGAACCGCAGCAATTTTGAAGCCCAATCCGGCCAGAATCATCAGGGCAGCCAGGGTAAGGGTTACGGGATCAATTATTGATTCGGGACTCCGGAAATAATCATTGATTCCGGTAAAGGACAACGTTCCGGTCATGCCATAGAACAGAGAAATCCCATACAGCATAATCCCGCTGGAAACAGCGCCATAGATGACGTATTTAAGTCCCGCTTCATTGGAGGCCCGGTTTTCCTTCAGGTAAGAAACCAGCACGTAGGAAGACAGGGAAACCAATTCCATGGAAACAACCATCATCAGCAGGTTGGTTGCCCCGGACATAAGCATCAGACCCAGAACGAGGCCGATCAGAACCATCATGAATTCGCCGATACGGCGATTGTTTCGTTCCAGCTCGGCTGAATGGAGGGTTGCATAGGCTGTGATAATACCGGCGATCAGGAAAATGGCCTTGAAAAAGACCGCATACTCATCCACCGCAATCATATCAGCAAAAACCGGCATGGGGAACAGAGCCTGTGCCGGAAGCAGGACCAGGGCAGCCAGAAAAACGAGAATGGTTGCCCAGACCGTCACCTTATGGCTGTTGCGAGGAAGAACCACATCGAGGACCAGGACCAGCATGAGACCAACCGCCACCGTCAGTTCAGGACGAAGTACCAGGGTGTGGGAAACGAGTGTCTGAATCAGCGCATCAATTGACATAAATGGTAAGATCCCTTACAGTTTGGTCATGGAAGATCCAGCCGACCGAACCCAATCATTGAGTTGATTGACCGAAGCCGACATCAGATCGGTGACGAAGGAAGGCCAGACGCCAACCAGCAATATTGCAACAGCCAGCGTGACCAGCATGGTGGTTTCACGTGAGGACAAGTCCGAAAAGCCTGCATAGTCTTCTTTTACCGGACCTGTGTAGACACGCTGATAAGCCCACAGATAATAAATAGCGGTGATCAGCATCCCCAGGGTGGAGACCATGGCCAGATTCCGTGTTACGGGATCGCTGTAGCTGCCCATAAAGACCAGCGCCTCTGCCACAAATCCGCTGAGGGCCGGCAGTCCGAGTGAGGCCATAAAGGCAAACAAGGCGAAGCCGGTGTAACGGGGCATTGGTTTTCCAAGACCACCAAATCCATCAATATCGCGGTGATGAGCGCGATCATAAACCACACCAACCACCAGGAAGAGCATGGCGGAAATCAGTCCATGTGAAAACATTTGCAAAACCGCGCCTGTCATCCCCTCGGTGGTCAGGGAAGCCATTCCGAGCAGAACAAAACCCATGTGGGAAACCGAGGAATATGCAATCAGCTTTTTCAGATCGGTCTGTCCCATGGCAGCCAGGGCACCGTACAAAATGTTGATCACGCCGAGAAATCCGATGGTCCAGGCATACATCACCACCTGATCGGGAAAAAACGGAAAGGCCACGCGGGCAAGTCCGTAGGTTCCCATTTTAAGCAGAATACCAGCCAGAATCACAGAAATCGGAGTCGGGGCTTCCACGTGGGCATCGGGAAGCCAGGTGTGAAACGGAACCATTGGTATTTTGACGGCAAAACCGATAAACATGAGAACGAATGCGGCTGTCCTCCAGGATTCCACCGTCAGCAGGCTGCCGGGAAGAAGGTTGGCCGGATCCATCATGGTGATCATGTTGAATGTGTGAATCTGAAGGGATGGATGGGCATCGGGGTTAACCGCTGTACCGAAGTAGAACAGAATCACCACAAGAAGCATGAGCAGGGAACCGATGAAGGTGTACAGGAAAAACTTGATGGCGGCATATTCCCGGCGGGGACCTCCCCAGATTCCGATGAGGAAGTACATGGGGATGAGCATCATTTCCCAGAACAGGTAGAACAGAAAGAAGTCGAGAGCAACAAAAACCCCTGTCATGGCGGCTACCAGGATCAGGTAGGAAATAAAGTATCCCTTGATGTGTTTGGTAATCGACCAGGATGAAATCACACCAACAAATCCGATCAGGGCCGACATTATCAGCAGGGTAACGGAAAGTCCGTCGATGCCAAGGGTATAATTGATCTGAAGGAACCCGTAACTTCCGGCATAAACCGAAATCCACTGATAATTCTCCACAAACTGATAGGTGGAGGCATCATTCACCCCAACCCGGGTCAGGTCAAAGCCAGCCAGAATCCAGCCAACCAGAATCAATTGAAGACCGGTAGCGACCAGAGAGGTCCACCGGAACACGGCCACCTGGGTTTTCGGAATGAAAACCAGCAGAAGGGCTACAATGAGCGGAATAAAAATGAGCAGACTAAGCATGTAAAATCCGGCGTCTTATGACAAAATACCCTTCATGACAAAAAAGATGACCAGACCCGTCAGGGCCAGGGCCACGTAGGTCTGAACACGGCCCGACTGGAACTTCCGGGTTACCAGGCCAGCAAAACCGGCCACTATACCCGCCAGGTTAACCAGCATATCAATGACGAACGTATCGAAGAAGGCAGAAACCTTGGCCAACAGAATGTTTCCCCGGATGACGGTTACTTCATACACTTCATCAAAGTACCATTTGTTCAGGGAAAAGCGGTATAACGGGCCCAGTTTATCAGCCAGTTTATCTGGATCCACTGCCTTTTTCATATACATCAGCCAGGCAATCACCAGTCCGGTCAGGGCCAGGAGAACAGAGGAAATAACGGTGGTCCAGTGAACATGATGAGTGGCCTCCTGCAGCTGAGCCAGCCAACCAGTCCCATCCACAGCGGGAACCACCGAAACAGGCGTTACGATGAGGGACATGAACCAGCCGGTTGCCCCGTCAAGCGGATTCAGGCTGAAAACCGGGAAAAGCGACATGACAGAGAGAACCACAAGAGGAATCCACATAACCGGTGGCACCTCATGAGCATGATCATACAATTTCTGGTTCCTGGGTTCACCAAAAAAGACCATGAAAACCTGACGACCCATGTAAAAGGCAGTGAGCAGAGCCGCTGCAAGACCAAAACCGGGGACGATAAATGCCCACGAACCCGTCAGTTCCGCCCAGGCCAGTCCACCGGCCAGAATCGCATCTTTGGAAAGAAATCCGGTGAACAAAGGAAGGCCTGCCAGAGCTGCGGTGGCAACCAGATAGGTTGCAAAAGTGATGGGCAATTTTTTCCGGAGACCCCCCATCTGACGGATATCCTGCTCGTGATGGAGGGCATGAATGATGGCTCCCGATCCTAAAAAGAGACAGGCTTTGAAAAACGCATGAGTAAACAGGTGGAACAGAGCCGCGCTGTAGGCACCAACCCCCAGTCCCATGATCATGTAACCCAGCTGAGAAACCGTGGAGTAGGCCAGAATCCGTTTAATATCATTCTGGGTCAGCGCCATGGTTGCGGCCATAAAGGCAGTGAATCCGCCGACCACTGCAATGACGATCTGGGCATCCGGGGTCAGAATCGGGAATATTCTTCCGACAAAGTACACACCTGCAGCCACCATCGTTGCGGCGTGGATCAATGCAGAAACCGGCGTGGGGCCTTCCATGGCATCTGGCAGCCAGACATGCAGAGGAAACTGAGCCGATTTGCCCACGGCACCCAGAAACAAAAGCACACCGCCGGCGGTCAGCCAGAACTCTCCGAGTCCGAAACGACCAGCCTGAATGTTGGCAGCAATTTCTGAAAGGTTGACGGTTTGAAACTGGCTCCAGAGAATCAGAATCCCCAGCCACATACCGATATCGCCAATCCGGTTGGTAACAAAGGCCTTCGTTGAGGCCGCAGCAGCTTCGGGTTTTTTATACCAGAAACCAATGAGCAGGTAGGATGAAAGACCAACCAGTTCCCAGCTCATGTACATGGTGAAAAGATTATCGGAAAGAACAATTCCCAACATGGAAAAGGTAAACAGTCCCAGATAGGCGAAATAGGTTCCGTACCGTTCTTCCCCGTGCATGTATCCGATCGAATACAAGTGAACAAGGAAAGAGATAAGGGTTACCATGGTCAGGGTCAGCGCCGAGAGGTTATCGACCAGAACGCCGATGGAAAGTGACCACTCCGGACCCAGTGACAGCCAGGTAAAAGCGGCGGAATAAGAGAGGTCAGGATGTCCTTCTGAAAGGAAATGAACCGACACGGCCAGAGAAAGCAGAAAGGCGATACCCAGCAGGGCCGTGGACAGCCAGTCACCCTGACGTGGAAGCACCCGCTGACCGGCGATCAAAAGGCCATAACTTACCAGAGGCAGCACCAGAACCAGCAGTGAAAGGGACAGAATTATGGAGTCAGTCATTCAGTTATTCCTTCAGCTGATCAATCTCGTCAAGGTTGACGGTACGGTAGTTGGCATACACATTCAGAATAATAGCAAGGGCAATGGCGGCTTCTGCAGCAGCCAGCAGGATGATAAAGATGGCCATCATCTGCCCATCCAGATTCGAGTTAAACCGGGAAAAGGCCACCAGATTAATGTTGGCCGCATTCAGAATCAGTTCGATTCCCATCAGGACCACCACCGTATTCCGGCGGGTCATCACTCCAAAAACACCGAGGGAAAACAGCACGGCACTCAGAGTGAGAAAATGTTGTAAGGTAAGTGATTCCATACCGGTCTATTTTTCCTCCGTTTCAGGACGGTCTTTACGTGCAATGTAGGAGGCGCCGATAACCGCAATCAGCAGAACAATTGCAATCACCTCAAAAGGCAGAATGTAATCGGTGATTCCCAGGTAGCCCAGTCTTTCAACCGTGGTATTCCAGGCAGCGGGAGGAGCCTCGGTCCAGACGCCAGAGATCCACACCACATACAGCAGACTCAGAAGAACCACCAGGGCAACCAGCAATCCCGGAATAAAATTGAAGACATCTGTTTTCAGGCTCATCATGGTGATTTTATTGGTCAGCATCACCCCGAACAGCAGCAGTGTCAGGATTCCGCCCACATAGACCATGATCTGGGTAACCGCCAGAAAGTCGGCATTCAGGATGACGTAAATTCCGGCCACCCCAAGGAAGGTCGCCAGCAGAGAAAAGGCGGAGTAAATGATATTTTTCGAAAAAACAGTGGCGGTGGCGGAAACCACGATCAGGACGGCAAAAAACCAGAATATCGCGGTGATCATGCTTTTCCTCCTGCCGGGTCGGCCGGGGGGGCCGGTTTTGCTGCAGCAGCGGCCGCAGCAGCAGCCTTTTTGGCAGCCTGTTCTGCATTCCAGGCCTCGAGCTCGGCTTTCTTTTCTGCAATCTGTTCCGGTGTATGATTACTGAACTGATAGATGTGATCGCGGAAATCGTAGGCAGAGTAATCGTAAACCTTGGTCATCGTCAGACATTCGGTAGGGCACGGCCAGGTACAGAGTCCGCAAAACATACACTTCGACATATCAATGTCGAATTTCTCGACCCACAGACGTTTCTTCTGTGTTTCCTTAACCGTTTCCACATCCTTATCAAGGCGTTTGAAGGACACGATTTCGATGCAGCTGACCGGACAGGCATTGGCACACTGGTTACATCCGATGCAATCATCGAAATGATTGTGAAGCCGGTACCGGCCGGTATCGGGTACCGGTATGGATTTCTTCGGATACTCGATGGTTACAATATGTCCGGGCTGAACCATTTCCTTTGCTGTCAGACCCAGTCCGATCAGCGTGGTTTTCACTCCCCGTACGATATCAGAAAAATATCCCATTCACCCCTCTTCTCTCAATTCAGAATAAAAATTTCCCAGGCTGCCTGACCAATCAGACAGGCAAAGGAAATGGGAATCAGTACCTTCCAGCACAGATACATGAGCTGATCCACCCGGAACCGCGGAAGGGTCCAGCGAAGCCAGATCTGCAGGAATACAAAAAACAGCGATTTGGTAATCATCCAGAAAATGCCCCAGACCGGTCCCGGATTGGTTCCCCACGGGGTCAGCCAGCCGCCGAGGAACAGCGACACTGCAATACCCGAAACAATAAACATGTTACCATACTCGGCCAGGAAAAACATGGCGAATTTCATTCCTGAGTATTCGGTATGATAACCGGCCACCAATTCCGATTCGGCCTCTGGCAAATCGAAGGGAGTCCGGTTCACTTCGGCAAGCGAGGCGATCAGATAAATGATGAACGCAACAAAAAGGAAAGGAGAGGACCAGAAATGACCAAACCACCACCCGGTCTGATCGGAAACAATGGTGGTCATATTCAGTGAACCCACAGCCACCACGGCGGTTAGGACGGCCAGTCCGGCGGGAATTTCATAGGAAACAATCTGAGCCGTTGAACGGACTGCACCGTAAAGCGACCATTTGTTATTTGAGCCCCAGCCAGCCATCAGCAGACCGGCCACCACCAGCGAACTGATGGCCAGGATATAGAAAATGCCCACATTCAGGTCGGCCCCCACAAATCCATCGGACCAGGGAAGGGCTGCCAATGCAGAATATGTACCTACAAAAACCAGGATCGGCGCCACCACGAACAGTATTTTGTCGGCCGCTTTCGGGACAATGTCTTCTTTCTGAATCAGTTTCAGAATATCAGCCGTGGTCTGGAACAGACCAAAAGGCCCTGTTTCAACCGGACCCATTCGATTCTGAATCACAGCCGAAATTTTCCGCTCGGCATAAACCGCCATCAGGGCAAAGACAATCAGAAACAAAAGAGGAAGCACGGCTGCCACAATGGGAATCAGCAGACTATCGGGCGCCAGCCCAAGCCACTCGTTCAGGGCCTGAAGATTCAGGGTATATTTAACCAGATCATGCATAGAATAAATTGATTATCGGTTAGCGGTCCACTTCACCCAATACAATATCAATGGAACCAAGGATTGCCACGATATCGGACACCATGATTCCCTTAGACAAGGCCGGCAGCACCGCCAGATTGACAAAACAGGGTGATTTTACTTTTACCCTGAATGGCTTGGTTCCCCCGTCGGAAATAATATAAAAACCAAGCTCTCCTCTCGGATTTTCAGCCCGTACATAGACTTCGCCGACCGGTGGTTTAATTCGCCGGGGAACCGCTGCCTGCACATCGCTTGTATCGTCAACAGGGAATTTGTCAATGGCCTGTTCAATGATTCTCAGCGACTGTTCAATTTCGAGGGCTCTGATGTGATACCGGTCCCAGCAATCGCCGACCTTCCCCATTTCACCATGGCCAACGGGAATCTCGAATTCAAATTCGGGATAGATGGAATATGGATCGTTTTTCCGGAGATCCCACTTCACACCCGATCCGCGCAGAACGGGACCGGTGCAGTTGTAATTAATCGCAACCTCGGCAGGAAGCACACCCACGTAGGCGGTCCGGTTAATGAAAATGTGGTTTCCGGTCAGAAGCGTATTCAGATCCTTCATCTTGGGCCGGAAGTACCGGATAAAGTCTGAAATTTTCTGCTGGAATCCGGCAGGAAAATCACGGGCCACTCCACCGGGCCACATATAATTGTATAACATCCGGGCGCCGGTGAGTTCCTCGAACAGATTCAGGATGATTTCCCGGTCACGGAATGTCCAGAGAAATGGTGTGACGGCCCCGATATCGGCACCAAAGGTTCCGATGGCCACCAGATGAGAAGCAATTCTCTGTAATTCTGCGGTGATCACCCGGATAAACTCGACTTTCCGGGGAACCTCGATGGACATCAGTTTTTCAACACCCAGCACGAAGGCATGGTTGTTGTTCATAGAGGCCAGGTAATCCAACCTGTCGGTAAACGGGATTATCATGGGATAGGTCAGTTCTTCACCATGCTTTTCAAAACACCGGTGCAGATAGCCGATATGCGGGGTGATGCGTTTCACCACTTCACCATCGGTGACCAGTTCCAACCGCAAAACCCCGTGTGTCGACGGGTGTTGCGGACCCATATTCATGATCATTTCTTCAGTGTGCAGGTGATGCACGGACTGATTCTCACTCATGCTGGTTCTTGACCTCAGTTGAAATTAAAAGGGAACCCTGATCCCGTGATAGTATTCCTGCGTCTGGTAATCCTTCCTTAACGGATGTCCTTCCCAATCATCGGGAAGCAGGATCCGGCGCAGATCCGGATGAAACTCAAAACGGATTCCGTACAGATCAAAAGCTTCGCGCTCGTGCCAGTTTGCGGCTTTATAGATGTGTTCAATGGTCGGGACGGACGGATTTTCCCTCGGCAGCATCACCTTCACCACCAGCCAGTGCCCGTGGGTCATGCTGGTCAGGTGATAAACCACACCCAGATCTTTCCCTGCGCCATAATCCACACCAGAGAGACAGGCCAGTGAATCAAAGGCCAGATCTTTCTCATCTCTGAGAAAATAGAGAATATCTTCAATCCAGAGCGGATCAACCTGAATCCATGGCTGCAGACCCGTTTCGTCGGTTTTCAGAATCCGGGAAGCAATTTCACCGGAAGCCAGCCGTTCAAAAATTTCAGACGGTTTCATTTTTTTTCACCAGGGACTGGTTTCTGATTTTTTCCTGCAGAAGCATGAGTCCGCCGATCAGCGCTTCGGGCCGGGGAGGACAACCGGGAATATACACATCGACCGGAATGACTCTGCTGACACTTTTCACCACATGGTATCCGTGCTGCCAGTAAGGACCACCCGAATTGGAACAGGAACCCATTGAAATCACATACTTCGGTTCTGGCATCTGTTCATACAGCCGCTTCACGCGTTCGGCCATTTTAAACGTCACCGTTCCGGCCACAATCATGACGTCTGATTGCCGGGGAGACGGGCGGGGAATAATTCCGAACCGGTCGAGATCGTAATTGGATGCCATGGTGGCCATCATTTCGATGGCGCAGCAGGCCAGACCAAATCCCATGGGCCACATGGATGACAGACGGGCCCAGTTGAGCACGTTCTCGGCGCTGGTAATAACCACGCCACCCTGATCAAATTGTTTATCCAGCAATCCCATCGGGCGCTCCTTCCTCTCTGCCTGCTGATGCCTGCTCCTGCTGACGAAGCTGACGTGCTTTGATTTCCTTTCCTTCCAGAGTTGGAATCACGGGTTTAGGCCGGACCCAGTCCAGATCTCCTTTGGACCATTCGTAAAGCATTCCCACTACCAGAATCCCCATGAAAATGAATCCGGTTACAAAACCGTAAACTCCAAACGACTGATAGACCGTCGCCCAGGGAAACAGGAAAATGACTTCCACATCGAACAGAATGAAGATAAGGGCCACCACATAAAACCGGATGTTGAACTGAACCCAGGAAGAACCGACCGGTTCCTCGCCGCATTCATAAGAAGTCAGTTTTTCCGGTGTAGGCTTGTGT from Bacteroidota bacterium includes these protein-coding regions:
- a CDS encoding NADH-quinone oxidoreductase subunit N, whose translation is MSIDALIQTLVSHTLVLRPELTVAVGLMLVLVLDVVLPRNSHKVTVWATILVFLAALVLLPAQALFPMPVFADMIAVDEYAVFFKAIFLIAGIITAYATLHSAELERNNRRIGEFMMVLIGLVLGLMLMSGATNLLMMVVSMELVSLSSYVLVSYLKENRASNEAGLKYVIYGAVSSGIMLYGISLFYGMTGTLSFTGINDYFRSPESIIDPVTLTLAALMILAGLGFKIAAVPFHFWSPDAYEGAPTPVAAFLSVAPKAAGFALLLRFFKTAFFGYDTEDGYTAILTVDWVTILGSMAVLTMSLGNLTALWQLNVKRLLAYSSIAHAGYILMGVILLTDSGQAAMLFYLAYYMIMNLGVFYVAMLIGDSVGSYDMEDWKGFGYRNPVLGVSMVIFLASLVGIPGTVGFAGKFLLFVAVLQEGNLYFWLAIVAVVNSVISAFYYFKIAKMMFLKAPLENNDQPVSIPLPALVLTLALAVPTILLGLYWQPLYQWSLASIRMWM
- a CDS encoding NADH-quinone oxidoreductase subunit M translates to MLSLLIFIPLIVALLLVFIPKTQVAVFRWTSLVATGLQLILVGWILAGFDLTRVGVNDASTYQFVENYQWISVYAGSYGFLQINYTLGIDGLSVTLLIMSALIGFVGVISSWSITKHIKGYFISYLILVAAMTGVFVALDFFLFYLFWEMMLIPMYFLIGIWGGPRREYAAIKFFLYTFIGSLLMLLVVILFYFGTAVNPDAHPSLQIHTFNMITMMDPANLLPGSLLTVESWRTAAFVLMFIGFAVKIPMVPFHTWLPDAHVEAPTPISVILAGILLKMGTYGLARVAFPFFPDQVVMYAWTIGFLGVINILYGALAAMGQTDLKKLIAYSSVSHMGFVLLGMASLTTEGMTGAVLQMFSHGLISAMLFLVVGVVYDRAHHRDIDGFGGLGKPMPRYTGFALFAFMASLGLPALSGFVAEALVFMGSYSDPVTRNLAMVSTLGMLITAIYYLWAYQRVYTGPVKEDYAGFSDLSSRETTMLVTLAVAILLVGVWPSFVTDLMSASVNQLNDWVRSAGSSMTKL
- the nuoL gene encoding NADH-quinone oxidoreductase subunit L → MTDSIILSLSLLVLVLPLVSYGLLIAGQRVLPRQGDWLSTALLGIAFLLSLAVSVHFLSEGHPDLSYSAAFTWLSLGPEWSLSIGVLVDNLSALTLTMVTLISFLVHLYSIGYMHGEERYGTYFAYLGLFTFSMLGIVLSDNLFTMYMSWELVGLSSYLLIGFWYKKPEAAAASTKAFVTNRIGDIGMWLGILILWSQFQTVNLSEIAANIQAGRFGLGEFWLTAGGVLLFLGAVGKSAQFPLHVWLPDAMEGPTPVSALIHAATMVAAGVYFVGRIFPILTPDAQIVIAVVGGFTAFMAATMALTQNDIKRILAYSTVSQLGYMIMGLGVGAYSAALFHLFTHAFFKACLFLGSGAIIHALHHEQDIRQMGGLRKKLPITFATYLVATAALAGLPLFTGFLSKDAILAGGLAWAELTGSWAFIVPGFGLAAALLTAFYMGRQVFMVFFGEPRNQKLYDHAHEVPPVMWIPLVVLSVMSLFPVFSLNPLDGATGWFMSLIVTPVSVVPAVDGTGWLAQLQEATHHVHWTTVISSVLLALTGLVIAWLMYMKKAVDPDKLADKLGPLYRFSLNKWYFDEVYEVTVIRGNILLAKVSAFFDTFVIDMLVNLAGIVAGFAGLVTRKFQSGRVQTYVALALTGLVIFFVMKGILS
- the nuoK gene encoding NADH-quinone oxidoreductase subunit NuoK, which gives rise to MESLTLQHFLTLSAVLFSLGVFGVMTRRNTVVVLMGIELILNAANINLVAFSRFNSNLDGQMMAIFIILLAAAEAAIALAIILNVYANYRTVNLDEIDQLKE
- a CDS encoding NADH-quinone oxidoreductase subunit J; translated protein: MITAIFWFFAVLIVVSATATVFSKNIIYSAFSLLATFLGVAGIYVILNADFLAVTQIMVYVGGILTLLLFGVMLTNKITMMSLKTDVFNFIPGLLVALVVLLSLLYVVWISGVWTEAPPAAWNTTVERLGYLGITDYILPFEVIAIVLLIAVIGASYIARKDRPETEEK
- a CDS encoding 4Fe-4S binding protein; its protein translation is MGYFSDIVRGVKTTLIGLGLTAKEMVQPGHIVTIEYPKKSIPVPDTGRYRLHNHFDDCIGCNQCANACPVSCIEIVSFKRLDKDVETVKETQKKRLWVEKFDIDMSKCMFCGLCTWPCPTECLTMTKVYDYSAYDFRDHIYQFSNHTPEQIAEKKAELEAWNAEQAAKKAAAAAAAAAKPAPPADPAGGKA
- the nuoH gene encoding NADH-quinone oxidoreductase subunit NuoH; its protein translation is MHDLVKYTLNLQALNEWLGLAPDSLLIPIVAAVLPLLFLIVFALMAVYAERKISAVIQNRMGPVETGPFGLFQTTADILKLIQKEDIVPKAADKILFVVAPILVFVGTYSALAALPWSDGFVGADLNVGIFYILAISSLVVAGLLMAGWGSNNKWSLYGAVRSTAQIVSYEIPAGLAVLTAVVAVGSLNMTTIVSDQTGWWFGHFWSSPFLFVAFIIYLIASLAEVNRTPFDLPEAESELVAGYHTEYSGMKFAMFFLAEYGNMFIVSGIAVSLFLGGWLTPWGTNPGPVWGIFWMITKSLFFVFLQIWLRWTLPRFRVDQLMYLCWKVLIPISFACLIGQAAWEIFILN
- a CDS encoding NADH-quinone oxidoreductase subunit D; translation: MSENQSVHHLHTEEMIMNMGPQHPSTHGVLRLELVTDGEVVKRITPHIGYLHRCFEKHGEELTYPMIIPFTDRLDYLASMNNNHAFVLGVEKLMSIEVPRKVEFIRVITAELQRIASHLVAIGTFGADIGAVTPFLWTFRDREIILNLFEELTGARMLYNYMWPGGVARDFPAGFQQKISDFIRYFRPKMKDLNTLLTGNHIFINRTAYVGVLPAEVAINYNCTGPVLRGSGVKWDLRKNDPYSIYPEFEFEIPVGHGEMGKVGDCWDRYHIRALEIEQSLRIIEQAIDKFPVDDTSDVQAAVPRRIKPPVGEVYVRAENPRGELGFYIISDGGTKPFRVKVKSPCFVNLAVLPALSKGIMVSDIVAILGSIDIVLGEVDR
- a CDS encoding NADH-quinone oxidoreductase subunit C — encoded protein: MKPSEIFERLASGEIASRILKTDETGLQPWIQVDPLWIEDILYFLRDEKDLAFDSLACLSGVDYGAGKDLGVVYHLTSMTHGHWLVVKVMLPRENPSVPTIEHIYKAANWHEREAFDLYGIRFEFHPDLRRILLPDDWEGHPLRKDYQTQEYYHGIRVPF
- the nuoB gene encoding NADH-quinone oxidoreductase subunit NuoB, which gives rise to MGLLDKQFDQGGVVITSAENVLNWARLSSMWPMGFGLACCAIEMMATMASNYDLDRFGIIPRPSPRQSDVMIVAGTVTFKMAERVKRLYEQMPEPKYVISMGSCSNSGGPYWQHGYHVVKSVSRVIPVDVYIPGCPPRPEALIGGLMLLQEKIRNQSLVKKNETV
- a CDS encoding NADH-quinone oxidoreductase subunit A, whose product is MEISQFGYVLIFMITGFLFVVIGFLTSRLIRPHKPTPEKLTSYECGEEPVGSSWVQFNIRFYVVALIFILFDVEVIFLFPWATVYQSFGVYGFVTGFIFMGILVVGMLYEWSKGDLDWVRPKPVIPTLEGKEIKARQLRQQEQASAGREEGAPDGIAG